One part of the Thermococcus radiotolerans genome encodes these proteins:
- a CDS encoding PadR family transcriptional regulator — MTTPMERLKNKITKEVLWLYILRLLKERPMYAYELKERIREAFNFEPATVSSYVVLYKLEKDGYVTAEWQESETGKPSRKYYRLTPEGEKLFEEGIAFLEDMLSKLKE, encoded by the coding sequence ATGACGACCCCGATGGAGAGGCTCAAGAACAAGATAACGAAGGAGGTTCTGTGGCTCTACATCCTGAGGCTCCTGAAGGAGAGGCCCATGTACGCGTACGAGCTCAAGGAGAGGATAAGGGAAGCCTTCAACTTCGAGCCCGCAACGGTCAGTTCATACGTCGTCCTCTACAAACTGGAGAAGGACGGCTACGTTACCGCGGAGTGGCAGGAGAGCGAAACTGGGAAGCCGTCGAGGAAGTACTACAGGCTCACCCCAGAGGGCGAGAAGCTCTTCGAGGAAGGAATAGCCTTTCTTGAGGACATGCTCTCGAAGCTCAAGGAGTGA
- a CDS encoding 50S ribosomal protein L40e translates to MARFPEAEARIFRKYICMRCGATNPWKAKKCRKCGYKGLRPKAREPRGGMGR, encoded by the coding sequence ATGGCGAGATTCCCAGAGGCTGAGGCCAGAATCTTTAGGAAGTACATCTGCATGCGCTGCGGCGCTACCAACCCGTGGAAGGCCAAGAAGTGCAGGAAGTGCGGCTACAAGGGTCTCCGCCCGAAGGCGAGAGAGCCGCGCGGTGGAATGGGACGCTGA
- the rpsB gene encoding 30S ribosomal protein S2, with amino-acid sequence MEEYLVPLDQYLAAGVHIGTQQKTQDMKKFIYRVRQDGLYVLDVRKTDERLRVAGKFLAKFDPANILAVSVRLYGQKPVKKFGDVTGARAIPGRFLPGTMTNPKVKNFMEPDVLIVTDPRADHQAMKEAIEIGIPIVALVDTENFLSYVDVAIPTNNKGRKALALIYWILAREVLYNRKEIESREDFKVPVEDFEMRIIRT; translated from the coding sequence ATGGAGGAATACCTTGTTCCACTCGACCAGTACCTTGCCGCCGGTGTCCACATCGGCACCCAGCAGAAGACCCAGGACATGAAGAAGTTCATATACCGCGTTAGACAGGACGGTCTCTACGTCCTTGACGTCAGGAAGACCGACGAGAGGCTCCGCGTTGCCGGCAAGTTCCTGGCCAAGTTCGACCCGGCGAACATCCTCGCCGTCAGTGTCAGGCTCTACGGTCAGAAGCCGGTCAAGAAGTTCGGCGACGTCACCGGCGCCAGGGCCATTCCGGGCCGTTTCCTGCCGGGAACCATGACCAACCCGAAGGTCAAGAACTTCATGGAGCCGGACGTCCTTATAGTCACCGACCCGAGGGCCGACCACCAGGCCATGAAGGAGGCCATCGAGATAGGAATCCCGATAGTGGCCCTCGTCGACACCGAGAACTTCCTCAGCTACGTCGACGTTGCGATTCCGACCAACAACAAGGGTAGGAAGGCTCTCGCGCTCATCTACTGGATCCTCGCGAGGGAGGTACTCTACAACAGGAAGGAGATAGAGAGCAGGGAGGACTTCAAGGTTCCGGTTGAGGACTTTGAGATGAGGATCATCAGAACCTGA
- a CDS encoding DNA-directed RNA polymerase subunit K, giving the protein MFRYTRFEKARIIGARALQIAMGAPILIDVPEGITPLDAALLEFEKGIIPLTVIRPS; this is encoded by the coding sequence ATGTTCAGGTACACGAGGTTTGAAAAGGCCCGTATAATTGGAGCAAGGGCCCTCCAGATAGCGATGGGTGCGCCCATACTCATCGACGTCCCGGAAGGAATCACGCCGCTCGACGCCGCGCTGCTCGAGTTCGAGAAAGGCATAATCCCGCTCACCGTAATCAGGCCGAGCTGA
- a CDS encoding DNA-directed RNA polymerase subunit N, which translates to MIVPVRCFTCGKVIGDKYYEFKARVEKGEDPEKVLDDLGIERYCCRRTLLSHVELIDQVMVYRVY; encoded by the coding sequence GTGATAGTTCCCGTCAGGTGCTTCACGTGTGGAAAGGTCATAGGGGACAAATACTATGAATTCAAGGCCCGGGTTGAGAAGGGCGAGGATCCCGAGAAGGTCCTCGACGACCTCGGGATCGAGAGGTACTGCTGCAGGAGAACCCTGCTGAGCCACGTCGAGCTCATCGACCAGGTAATGGTTTACAGAGTATACTGA
- a CDS encoding 30S ribosomal protein S9, producing the protein MKVIQTAGKRKTAIARATIREGKGRVRINHKPVEIIEPEIARFTIMEPLVLAGEEIVSKVDIDVKVEGGGFMGQAEAARVAIARALVEWTNDMNLKEKFMKYDRTMLVGDSRRTEPHKPNRSTKGPRAKRQKSYR; encoded by the coding sequence ATGAAGGTCATCCAGACTGCTGGTAAGAGAAAGACGGCCATCGCGAGGGCCACCATAAGGGAAGGAAAGGGCCGCGTCAGGATCAACCACAAGCCCGTTGAGATAATCGAGCCCGAGATAGCGCGCTTCACCATCATGGAGCCGCTCGTCCTCGCTGGCGAGGAGATAGTCAGCAAGGTCGACATAGACGTTAAGGTCGAGGGCGGAGGCTTCATGGGACAGGCCGAGGCTGCCCGCGTTGCTATAGCAAGGGCTCTCGTCGAGTGGACGAACGACATGAACCTCAAGGAAAAGTTTATGAAGTACGACAGGACCATGCTCGTCGGGGACAGCAGGAGAACCGAGCCGCACAAGCCCAACCGCTCAACCAAGGGTCCGCGCGCCAAGAGGCAGAAGTCCTACCGCTGA
- the rplM gene encoding 50S ribosomal protein L13: MRIINAEGLILGRLASKVAKMLLEGEEVVIVNADKAIITGNREDIFAKYKQRTELRTRTNPRKGPFYPKRSDEIVRRTVRGMLPWKTDRGRKAFKRLKVYAGVPKEFEGKELETIIEAHMSRLATPKYVTVGEVAKFLGGKF; encoded by the coding sequence ATGAGGATAATTAACGCTGAAGGACTCATACTCGGAAGGCTCGCCTCGAAGGTTGCCAAGATGCTCCTCGAGGGCGAGGAAGTCGTCATAGTCAACGCTGACAAGGCCATCATCACCGGAAACCGCGAGGACATCTTCGCCAAGTACAAGCAGAGAACCGAGCTGAGAACCAGGACCAACCCGAGGAAGGGTCCGTTCTATCCGAAGAGGAGTGACGAGATAGTCAGGAGAACCGTCAGGGGAATGCTCCCCTGGAAGACCGACCGCGGAAGGAAGGCCTTCAAGAGGCTCAAGGTTTACGCCGGAGTTCCGAAGGAGTTCGAGGGCAAGGAGCTTGAGACCATAATCGAGGCCCACATGTCAAGGCTCGCAACTCCGAAGTACGTTACCGTTGGCGAGGTTGCCAAGTTCCTCGGTGGAAAGTTCTGA
- a CDS encoding 50S ribosomal protein L18e, whose translation MVKRTGPTDINLRRLIRYLRKKSNEEGVKIWKDIAWRLERPRRQRAEVNISRINRYTKEGDTIIVPGSVLGAGKLEHKVTVAAWKFSETAKKKIVEAGGEVLTIEELIERNPKGSGVIIME comes from the coding sequence ATGGTCAAGAGAACCGGACCCACTGACATCAACCTGAGGAGGCTCATCCGCTACCTCAGAAAGAAGTCTAACGAAGAAGGGGTTAAGATATGGAAGGACATAGCCTGGCGCCTTGAGAGGCCCAGGAGGCAGAGGGCTGAAGTAAACATCAGCAGGATCAACCGCTACACCAAGGAGGGCGACACCATCATCGTCCCGGGAAGCGTCCTCGGTGCAGGAAAGCTTGAGCACAAGGTCACCGTTGCCGCTTGGAAGTTCAGCGAGACGGCCAAGAAGAAGATAGTCGAGGCCGGTGGAGAGGTCCTCACTATTGAGGAGCTCATCGAGAGGAACCCGAAGGGTAGTGGAGTAATCATAATGGAGTGA
- a CDS encoding DNA-directed RNA polymerase subunit D — protein sequence MEPKFQILEKREDSIKFLVEGVDVPFANALRRTILAEVPTFAVDEVEFFENDSALFDEIIAHRLAMIPLTTPVERFSLDALELDDYTVTLSLEAEGPGMVYSGDLKSDDEGVKPANPDIPIVKLAEGQRLTLNAYAKLGRGRDHAKWQPGFVYYKYLTKIHVSKEIPDWEELKKLAERRGLPVEETEEEFIITTTKAFYLPRKFEAYQGDKIREEVVPGAFVFTVETNGELPVEEIVAIALKILMRKSDRFISELHKLASD from the coding sequence ATGGAGCCAAAGTTTCAGATTCTTGAGAAAAGGGAGGACTCGATTAAGTTCCTCGTCGAGGGAGTTGACGTTCCCTTCGCCAACGCCCTGAGGAGAACCATCCTTGCCGAGGTTCCCACCTTCGCCGTTGACGAGGTCGAGTTCTTCGAGAACGATTCAGCCCTTTTTGACGAGATAATCGCCCACAGGCTGGCGATGATTCCGCTCACCACCCCGGTTGAGAGATTCTCGCTGGATGCCCTTGAGCTCGACGACTACACCGTCACGCTCTCCCTTGAGGCTGAAGGGCCGGGAATGGTTTACTCCGGTGACCTCAAGAGCGACGATGAGGGCGTCAAGCCCGCCAACCCTGACATACCGATAGTCAAGCTCGCGGAGGGGCAGAGGCTTACGCTCAACGCCTACGCCAAGCTCGGCCGCGGCAGGGATCACGCCAAGTGGCAGCCCGGCTTCGTCTACTACAAGTACCTGACGAAGATTCACGTGAGCAAGGAGATTCCCGACTGGGAGGAGCTTAAGAAGCTCGCCGAGAGGCGCGGCCTTCCGGTCGAGGAGACCGAGGAGGAGTTCATCATCACGACCACCAAGGCCTTCTACCTGCCGAGAAAGTTCGAGGCCTACCAAGGTGATAAGATACGGGAAGAGGTAGTTCCCGGGGCGTTCGTGTTTACCGTGGAGACCAACGGAGAGCTCCCCGTTGAGGAAATCGTGGCCATAGCCCTCAAAATCCTCATGAGGAAGAGCGATAGATTTATAAGCGAACTCCATAAATTAGCGTCCGACTGA
- a CDS encoding 30S ribosomal protein S11, translating into MSEEVQQQVNLKKKEKWGVAHIYSSYNNTIIHITDLTGAETVSRWSGGMVVKADRDEPSPYAAMIAARRAAEEAMEKGFVGVHIKVRAPGGSRSKSPGPGAQAAIRALARAGLRIGRVEDVTPIPHDGTRPKGGRRGRRV; encoded by the coding sequence ATGAGTGAGGAAGTTCAGCAGCAGGTTAACCTTAAGAAGAAGGAGAAGTGGGGAGTTGCCCACATCTACTCCTCCTACAACAACACCATCATCCACATCACCGACCTCACCGGGGCCGAGACCGTCAGCAGGTGGAGCGGTGGTATGGTCGTCAAGGCAGACAGGGACGAGCCCTCCCCGTACGCGGCCATGATTGCCGCCAGAAGGGCCGCCGAGGAGGCCATGGAGAAGGGCTTCGTCGGCGTTCACATCAAGGTTCGCGCCCCCGGTGGAAGCAGGAGCAAGAGCCCCGGACCGGGTGCCCAGGCAGCCATACGTGCGCTCGCTAGGGCCGGTCTGAGGATAGGAAGGGTTGAGGACGTCACTCCGATTCCGCACGACGGCACCAGGCCGAAGGGCGGAAGAAGGGGCAGGCGCGTCTGA
- a CDS encoding 30S ribosomal protein S4 — translation MGDPKRQRKRYETPSHPWIKERLDRERVLMRKYALKNKKELWRHETQLKEFRRRARRLLAARGKQAEVERVQLLQRLNRLGLLPADAVLDDVLSLTVEDVLDRRLQTLVYKKGLARTIRQARQLIVHGHIEVNGQIIRSPGYLVLREEEDAITYSKTSPFAKESHPERMVIEQAKQGEAS, via the coding sequence ATGGGAGACCCTAAGAGGCAGAGGAAGAGGTACGAGACTCCCTCTCACCCCTGGATTAAGGAGAGGCTCGACCGCGAGAGAGTCCTCATGAGGAAGTACGCCCTCAAGAACAAGAAGGAGCTCTGGCGCCACGAGACCCAGCTCAAGGAGTTCAGGCGTAGGGCCAGGCGCCTACTAGCTGCCCGCGGCAAGCAGGCAGAGGTCGAGAGGGTTCAGCTCCTCCAGAGGCTCAACAGGCTTGGCCTCCTTCCGGCCGATGCCGTCCTGGATGACGTTCTCTCACTCACCGTTGAGGACGTCCTCGACAGGCGCCTTCAGACCCTCGTCTACAAGAAGGGCCTCGCCAGGACCATCAGGCAGGCCAGGCAGCTCATAGTCCACGGCCACATCGAGGTCAACGGACAGATCATCCGCTCCCCGGGATACCTCGTCCTCAGGGAGGAGGAAGACGCCATAACCTACTCGAAGACCTCTCCTTTCGCGAAGGAGAGCCACCCCGAGAGGATGGTTATTGAACAGGCTAAGCAGGGTGAGGCCTCATGA
- a CDS encoding 30S ribosomal protein S13, with translation MTDNFRHIVRVAGVDLDGNKQLRWALTGIRGIGINFATMVLRVAGIDPYMKTGYLTDEQVKKIEKVLEDPIAHGIPAWAVNRPKDYETGKDMHLITAKLVMAWREDVNRLRRIRAYRGIRHELGLPLRGQRTRSNFRHGSTIGVRRKKK, from the coding sequence ATGACGGACAACTTCAGACACATCGTCCGTGTAGCGGGAGTTGATTTGGACGGAAATAAGCAGTTGAGATGGGCCCTTACGGGCATTAGGGGTATAGGCATAAACTTCGCTACGATGGTGCTCAGGGTTGCAGGAATCGACCCGTACATGAAGACCGGTTACCTCACCGACGAGCAGGTCAAGAAGATTGAGAAGGTGCTCGAAGACCCGATCGCCCACGGTATACCCGCATGGGCAGTCAACAGGCCGAAGGACTACGAGACTGGCAAGGACATGCACCTCATCACCGCCAAGCTCGTCATGGCCTGGCGTGAGGATGTCAACAGACTCAGGAGAATACGCGCTTACCGCGGCATAAGGCACGAGCTCGGCCTTCCGCTCCGCGGACAGAGGACCAGGTCGAACTTCAGGCACGGCTCGACCATTGGCGTGAGAAGGAAGAAGAAGTGA
- a CDS encoding class I SAM-dependent methyltransferase, which translates to MSHYYSEEPNVPLKTRTIEVCLRGQCFKFITASGVFSFGKLDRGTELLIESMILDKGWRILDLGCGYGAVGIVASRFVDYVVMTDVNRRAVKMARKNLKINGVRNAEVRWGSLYEPVRGEKFDAIITNPPVHAGKEVLREIVINAPRHLNDGGLLQLVIKTKQGAKYIKALMDDHFTEVRELAKGSGYRVYAGIA; encoded by the coding sequence ATGAGCCACTACTACTCCGAGGAGCCCAACGTCCCTCTGAAGACGAGGACCATAGAGGTCTGCCTTAGGGGACAGTGTTTCAAGTTCATAACCGCCAGTGGGGTCTTTTCCTTCGGGAAGCTTGATAGGGGAACCGAACTGCTCATAGAGAGCATGATACTTGACAAGGGCTGGCGCATCCTCGATCTGGGCTGCGGCTACGGGGCGGTAGGAATCGTTGCATCGCGCTTCGTGGACTACGTCGTCATGACCGACGTGAACAGAAGGGCCGTGAAGATGGCGAGGAAAAATTTAAAAATCAACGGCGTTAGAAACGCCGAGGTGAGATGGGGAAGCCTCTACGAACCCGTTAGGGGCGAAAAGTTCGACGCAATCATCACTAACCCCCCGGTGCACGCGGGAAAGGAAGTGCTGAGGGAAATAGTTATAAACGCTCCCCGGCATCTCAACGATGGAGGCCTCCTGCAACTGGTAATTAAGACGAAGCAGGGGGCAAAGTATATTAAGGCTCTAATGGATGACCACTTCACCGAAGTGAGAGAGCTGGCGAAGGGGAGCGGCTACCGCGTGTATGCCGGGATCGCCTAG